In Columba livia isolate bColLiv1 breed racing homer chromosome 16, bColLiv1.pat.W.v2, whole genome shotgun sequence, the DNA window AGCCCTCTCTCATGGCTTGAGCCTTTTCTGGAATAAATAGTTATGTCAGCAAAATGATTACTCTGGGCAGGTAAATTTGGCAGGAGGTAAAAGTGGTCCACAGGGCAGAGTGCATCTTACTAGAGAAATACCTGGGGAGTGGAAGGGATGAAGCCAACCCCACCGGTTGATGCTGTGCTTGTTGCATCTTGTACAAGTCTGTGAAGTCAATGTGGGGGGTTTCAGGCTGAGCCTGGACCAGGTGAGCAAGGACCAGCCTCTGCACTGCATTCCCACAGCTGGAGATGGGGGGGCTGAATTGCAGCCATCAACAAGATGAGAAACATGTTATGTTTTGTCCTATACAGCAAATATCCTAATTTAAAGTGACACTGCTTCCTAAGCTTTTGattcttcctctgccttctTGCACTGATGTGCATCTCTGGAGAGAAGACCCATCCATTTCAGTCCTGTCACTTTGTCTCTCCCACCCCTGCTTCCCTTTGTACTAGTCCACTCACCCCTGAGACCACTTCCATTACTGGAGTAATCGGCACTGTTGGATCAGCCTTTGATGTGACGAGCAGTGGATTTTTGCGGTCAACATGTCCATTTAAACTGCTACGAATAAGAAATCAAATCCTTTCTTGGAgtggaaattaaagaaaaaccttttcatGTTATGAACTGAGTGTACAAGGCTGGAGAGAGTGAAGGTGGAGATGAGGTTGTCTCCTGTGAAGAATGAATTTGTCAATTTAGCAAATTAGAGAGAGCATGCTTGCACCTTTTCAGTAGTCAGGTACCAAAATAATGTCACTGAATAGGCAGGGGTGGGAATCGCTTGCGCTTCTGAGGGTTTTGACGGCTCTGCTCACACAAGAGCCCATTTGCTGATGCCAGCTCCAGAAACAGAGCCCAGAGAGACACTTGTTCAAGGATGATTTTGCTGTCTGAGAAATTGCTACAAGCCTGCTTGATAGTGTTTTCCAATCCCTTGGCAACCCTGTGGTTGGGGTCCTCCATGAGACCATCCTGCTAGTGTGGTGGCACCAATGTGACTTGCATGATGCACCAGCATCTGCGAGGGCTCTGTCCCCTTTCATTCAAAGCTGTGACAGATAAGAGGGAATTTGAATTATTCAACAGCATGAAAGGTCCCGTGAGGAAATAATTAGCAGCTGTGGTTGTGTAAGGTAAAAGCAGAGGATTTCGTGTGTTTTGGCAGTGGAGCgggtgctgctgcagaagctCTGATCCAGGATGCAGCAACTGGGGACATCACGGAGAGGGGGAAGAGGTTCCCTGTGGGCACCTCTGTCCCACCTGGCCCAGTGTCCTGTCCAAAATCAGCCCAACCCCTCCCAATGCAAAGCACTgctctttgtgttttctgccagaaacaggaggaaatgggaggaaaaaaacagctgagTGATGCTGGGGTCAGGACTTGGttctgcagggagctggaggCAGCACCCTGACCGTGCTTGTGGGCACTCACACCCTGTGTGCCACCCACTATGTCCCTTCCGCAGCTGCCAGTGTGCTTCTgattatatttaattaattaacagCAGGTTGAAATTCTGGAATCAGAATTGTGCTGGTGGAGGAACATGAAACAGCATGTTCTCCCAGCGCTGGAGCTCCTCTGATGGTACCCGCACCCGCGTTTGCCGGGTAAGGGGGGGGATGACTCAGAAGATGcgctggcagcagctggagcacagtGTTGGCTCCATGGAACCTGAACACTCAGATTTGGTGCTCCTGAGCAGGGACCTTGTGTCCCTGCAGCACCTTTTCATCCAGAAACGGTGCAGAAAAGGGTGATGAGTCCCTGGGGATGTGGTGCCAAGAGGCAATGGGATGAATTTCCCACATCAGTCCTTTCTCGCTGGGTTGTGTCCTCTCCTTGTGAGATGATGCCCTCGGATGTTTCTTCTGCTCCTTCACCATTGCAGTCAGGAAATCTGAACCTAAAAAATGCATTCTTAGGTTTTTGGTCTTTCTACTTTGACCTGAACATCAGGAATATCCCTATAGCTTTCAGTGTGGTTTATTACTATGTGACACTCCTCAGAGTTTTCTGCTTTTGGCCCTGATTTTGTGACTTGGCAGGCGTGTGCttaatttaaaagatgtggTCAGCCCTGTCACCCTCTCGGGAGCTGCTCAGATACCTGAAATTAAGCAGGTTTATATTATTGGGGTACCTACAGctttaattacattaatttcttccttttcagtttcACAAGACTGATCTATTTAGTTTCTGGTGCATCCTTAGTGCAGTTAATTCCTGCTAGTTCCCTTGTTTCCCTATGAATACTGAAAAGAGGCTGAACCTAAACACTTGAAAGCATCAGAAAAAGGTCTGAGGGTATTTAAAAGCCATTGTTGTGTTCTATGACTCTACCCTCCCTCAGCCAAAgttctttccatattttttgtgatctttttttcttttttactaacTCTGCTTATGCCAGTTCCCCAGTCAGCTCACAATAGAAACCCCAGAAACCAGCCAGATGAGCAGATAAGGAAACACATGCTGTAGAGCACAAAGGTCAAATAAATACAGACAGCTCAAGGAAAAGGCTTTGATAAGCTGAAGAGGTGAAAACAAAGGTTTTTTGGAATGGGATTCCAAGAGGGGGAAacttttctgcagagaaaaagaatgcTTTAGCCTCCAAAAAATATCTCATTGAAttcagagcagcagaaaaggGGGAATAATAACTTGCATTTTGGTAAATGTGAACACCTGGCAGGCCTGCGGATTTGTTGCAAGAGCTCATGCCGCCTCTGCAACCTGCCCTGCACGTTTGGTCTGATTTTTCTCATCATTTTATGGCCGCTGTCACATGAGGAATAGTATGCAAATGCTCCAGTCTAGAAAAGCATTTAACGAAGTGCAGTAGGTAGGACTTATGTGTACCAACATAGCTGGCTGCTGACATGGGGTTGTTGCTTTACTCCCCATTTCTAAGTAATTTAGCTTATTAGTAAAGAGACaagctttaattaaaatgcagttaattCCAGGCTCATTAGCCTGGATCATATTTCACTGCTCCTTGTACCACAGGCAGAGATAGGACTTGtatttgtttcattaaaaatgcaaaatgccaCCAGGTGGTCGCTCTCGGGTACAGCCAGTGACTTGCGCTGCAGTGTTTGTCACGGACGGCTGCAAAACTGTCACCCAGATCCATCCTAATGACTCCATCAGCCCAACCTGCCGTCCCAAAGGGGAGTGGTGACAAGGGACATTGCTGAATATCGGGGTCTCTGTGTCCTCCTTGTAGCGGGGCCATGTATCTGGCCATGCTGATCCCCCCTTTCCCTGCAGCATGGGAGGAATGCAGAGCCGGGCTTAGTGCTTGATGGTTCCCATGTCATTTgctcatgaaaataaaaattaatgagtgATAGAGCTCTTGTCCCTCAATTACTGAACTGTGGCTGCATTCTGAAATGCTGAAGTGTGTGTCTGGGCTGCTAAACCTAGGATAAAGAGTGAAATGCAAAGGGAGATTGAGACCACCTGTGTTTGCTATTTAAATCCCTTCAAACATCAGTTATTGTTGTCCTAATAAAGACAGGGTGGCATTCAAACAGATGCAGAACACGATTCCTCTGGTGCATCTCTGGGTAAGATCACAAAGAAGCGGTTGTTGTGCCTTAGTCGCAGCTGAAATCTAAATCTCAGCAAGTGCAGCTTGGAGAGCGAAACGTGTCCTGATGCTGGGGGCACAGTGTGGGATTTGTTGTCAAAGAATTGGGAAATGCAGAAGCAGAGGttcctgaaaataataattctacGTGCAGCCCACAACGGAGTCTCTGCCAAGGGATTTTTGTATTCAAACACAGGGAGGGAAATCTAATCAGGACTTGCTAATTTTCATGAAGTCAAACACTGGGGATTCACTTCAGACTCTCGTTTTCCTGGAATAATTCAACACAAACACTGTGTATTTATACATGGACACTTGacttttctgttgtttgatGAGACTAGAATTTGTCTTCCTCTTGTGGTCACTGCAGTCTCTCCTCTCCTGTGGTTTGCACTCCTGCCCCAGGACTGTtcatctgttttgctttgcatatTGTTTGTTCttcaaaggaaagcaaacaatGCTTGCTTAAGCAAATCCACTTTGTAAGCAGATTTTATCTGGACCAGGTCCTGCATAAAAACAGAATCCAATCTCATTTCCGTTGTCATGTAACTCTTATTTCCCCCCCTCATCattgcttttctatttcttcttcctacGCAGTTCTCCTTTTTCAGCAGCATAATTTTAAACTACATAGAATTCAGATATGGCTTCTTTTATTCTCGCATCTGCTCTGGTACCTTGTCTCAACTAGATCTCTGTTTAACATCTGGTTTTGCCTGGGCTGACAGATGTATTCTTGGAGCTGTAAATATTGCGAATCAGGGATACAGAAATCTTCTCGCCCCGTGAATCTAATCGAGGTTCTTTTCTAGTATCTCGCTGAACATCTGAAGTCTCCCTTTCTTCCGACAACCTCTGGAGCTGCTTTGGGCTAAGAGAAAGCGCTGTTTGGATTCACTCTCTTGCCATGTTCCCATCTCACGTGGGGCTGGATTTTTGGGTGGGCAGACATTTGCAGATGGTCCCAACCTGCTGCACCTTTTCCTGCTGGTGTCCAGCCCAGACAACCACAGGCTGGATGCTACATGGGACCTTTTCTTCACTGTGGGCTCTGACAAAGCTACTGGTTTACATTTTAGCTGAAGATGTGGTCTGTCAGGATTTGAACTTTATTTTCCAGCCAGGAAACCCTCCCCAAAGGCAGATCAGTGCTGCGGCCATGTTTCTCCAAGGACGTTGGGGAGAACACAACAGAAATGGGGAGCCTGACCTGCGAAGCTGAGCATCAAGCTGGGAAGATGGTGCTGACGTCTCTCTTGAGGTGTGGGGTCTTCAGCCACCAACTGCAACTGGTTTCAGGAGGAGGGTAAGTCCCCCTGTTAAGTGGCACTGAAGTGCGGGTCTCAACATGCTGCAGAGCTCAGTATCCCCACAGCAGAGGCTCCACTGCAAAAACTTGTTTTGCTCATGAGCATCTCAACAAAATAAATTGTCTGGCCTTGTGGCTCTCTCCCTAATGCCAGACAATGCCTGTCTGCATCACCCCTGGGACTGTCCCAACACAGGGGTGACCCCAGGACCATCACCCCTCGCCATGCGCAGCCATCCTGTGCACACCAGCTGTGGAAAGCCCTGTGGTAGGAAACTGCAGTGGTGATGTTTTTGGGAGAAAtgcacagagaaagcagagatgtGCATGGCCAGCTCAACATCTCTGCTTGCACAGGTCACCGAGTCAAGGAGCTTGCAAACACATGTGCAAGGacatcattttggttggatcatcaagtccagccacaACGATGTTCCTAAATGGTTTGAGGTTTTAACCAGGGTGGTAAGTTTTTTGCGCCTTGGTCCCAGGCAAGGCAGCATTCCTCTGAAAACTCTGCATGTTGAGCCTTCTGTTCCCTTTAGAAAGGAGGCTCTCACAAGCTGcctgttttgctttgcaggaGGTGTTTTGATGGAGGGTGTTTTTGATGCAGGGTGACCCTGTCACCTCCTACCACCTCCCTCAATGTTGTAGTATGGTTGCAAGAAGGTTGCATGTGGGAGGTCTTGTGCAGCGCTTTTTCCTATTCAGTGCCTTGTCCTTCTGCACTGGGCAGCAAGGTGCTCCCGTTGCCACCTAAATCAGGTCCCTTCCTTCCCCATCCAGGACCTCACACCTGTTGAACAGAGGCACTTGCTGGGTGGGTGGTGAGTCAGCTTAGCTGGGACTCAAACCCACAAACCCCTGGTTTAGGAGCCCAGGGCCTTATCTATTAGGTTTGGGAAGTCCCTTTGAttcctgtgtgtgtgttttcttctaaGATGCAACAAGCAGGAAGGGCACAAAGCAGCCAACCCTGAGCCTCTCTGCTCCTGTCTCAGGGAGAAAGGAATTCACCAAGCCCCAGAGCCTGACTCACTCGCTGTGTGAGCATGAATTAACCAGGAATGTTCGAGAATTATTCCTGAATAATTCATGAACCTGAATTAATCATGCATTTTCATGAATTATTCATGAATAACTCATGGAAATGCAAGGTTTATTCATGCTCCAAAAAACCTAaggctttttctcttctcttctgctctctCTCCCTGTAAGAAACAGACCTGAAATgagccaaggaaaaaaaacatagatATGTATATGGAAAAATAGCAGGAATAATaatactgaaacaaaacaaccaggaaaaaaagaaaggaaagggtctttttcttttcattgcagtggggacagcaggtggGAGCTTTCTAAGCCAGACAAAGGAGACCTGACAAACAACTGTGGTGAAGGGACAAGCCCAGGGCAAAGAAGTGTCCGGTCACCTCCTCTCCTGGAGCACAAGCTGGGATCTGGAAAGACTGGAGACATTTTGCAAGACTCAACACCTGGAGCAGTGCAAACCAGGCAAGGACTGAGCTCTGTTGCTGTCAGAATTACGATaccttctttatctctttctttctctatctctgtatgtgtgtatttgtgCAGCTTTGTTGCATTAGTTAAGGTAAATGAGCAACTGGTaagtggggcaggaggagcagcagcatctaTAAAATCAGTGTTTTTACTTTGTGTTAAGGAAAGCTTTTTGGGGCTGGGGTTGTTTGCTGTTTGGAATGTGGAGCTTTTTAAACCAGAGATGTGTTTCTGGGAGGTCTCAGCTATGCGTTTATCCCAGTTTCTTGGTCTGTGCCCTTCCCTGGGCTCAGGCGAGGGTCGGATGCAGCTGCAGAGCATCCAGCGGCAGGGACAGAGATGTGGGGAGCCAGGTGGGTACTGCACAGTTAATTTGTATGTGGTGCTGCCTTATAAAAATAAACCGCAGAGTGTGTCTCGGCCAAGAGAAAAGCGTTGTATGAGGCAGATGTGAGTCGGTGGCAACAGGGCAGGCTGGCACATTTGGGGAAGGTTTTGGGTTCCTGCAGCTTTACTGTAGCTGATGATggtggaggaggggaaggaaagggagaaagttCTCCAGGGTGAACTGAACCTCCCAAGCAGGAGGAATCAAAACCAAGCTTGACTTAAATGACGGTGTGGAGGCAAAACAAGAGACTGCAATAAATTGGGTCATAGCTGCATTTCCTGACAGCTTATCCCTGCTCCATCTTTCCTCTCCCTGTCCTGGCTCCCTCCCATCAGCTTTGGACACCGTGGCCGTTCTCCATGTGGTGCCCAGGACAAGGCTTCAGTCTCAGTCCCCAAACCCTTCTGCCAAatcctgctgcagagcagaggggctgggtTGTCCCCATCTGGTTTTCCCCATGTCTGCCTGTTTTTGTCCCCATCACTCCAGTTTCTCCAGGGATTTAAGCCTGAAGCTGTAAGTGGTAAAACAGAGTATGTCAGTGGGTCAAGACCCAGGAGACCAGCTCTTTGCAGCTTTGCTATTTGGCTGTCTTGGATGCACCTTTCTTTagtctgtgcctcagtttccccatgtGTGAAATTGAGGTAATTTGCTGTCTTCCTTATCAAAACACTTTGACATTTACTGTGGAAAATAACTGTACAGGCGAAGAAGTGATCATTTCCTGGAATACACCTGGGTCTTTTCAAGCGTATTCTCTGTACTGCCTTGATATCACACGGATACGATCCTGTGCTGTCGCAAATTGCTGTAGACCTATTGAAGTTAATTGAGCTGTGCTGGTTCACAGGGGCGGGGGAACCAGCCTGTCTCTGCTCGGTGTCTGCTCAAGGCATCCTGCATGTCCCCTGGTGACACATGCCAATGGATGGAGCTGCAGTTTCTCTCCAAATTAAACTGGGGTATGCTAAAGGCACATGGGGCTGTGCCTAGGTCAGTCCCAGGGAAGGGATTTAGTATAAGGTAAGCACAGAAGGGCAAGAACTGGTAGAAAAGGTGCAGAGAGAAGTATTTTCTATCTGTAGGCTACAGTGCCTTGGGTAGAGCATAATTTGCTAATCTCCCTAACCACAGGAGAACACAAAGCCATGCAGTGATGCTTCCCTTCTCCCCAGGACCAGGTGGGCAGCCCTGATGTCGGTCAAGCTCTATGTGCTCATCAGCTGGCCTGATGGCAGCCGGGTGATCAACATTGAGAACATCAAGGAGCCACGCAAACCCTTCCACCTCTACACGGTGGGCGAGCAGGTGCTGGCCCGCTGCCCCGGCTTCAGTGGGCTCTACTGGGGGATGCTGGAAGGCATAAGTGGTGAGCGACATCCCTCTGTCCAGGGCTTTGCAACTTGGGGCTGCTCAGGAGCAGCCTTTAGAGAATGAGTTCAGTGCTGAAAAATCCTCTCTTCCTACAGAGCATAAAGATATTTTAGAGAAGAAGCTGTTGGAAGACAGACAGCTCCTGGAGAAGTTGAGTAAGTAGGGTCTTTTGAAGATTGCACCTTTCTTACCTCTATTGGGGTTTTAAGATGGAAGGATTCTGAGAGTATTGTAGTCCTGGCATAAACGTCACAGCCCTACAATCAGGGTAAAAAGCGCTAAGCGGGAGGTGGGAGATACACAACACTGATACCCCCTTGCATATCTTGGGTGTCTAACTTGCTTTCAGAAGAAGAACCAGCTGTCCACAGCATGATGCCACCCCAGCcaaaaaaatccaggaaaacCTTCCCAAAATGGACCTCGGGGAATGCATCCAGAAAATACCACGGCGATAGGACATATGTTTCCAAGCCGCTGCTGCGGGCGGCCGAGGCCAGCCTGCCCCATGATGCTGGCAGCTCCTCCATAGCCAAGGAGAGATGTGCTCTGGGCAATGTGGCAGGAGGCCCCTGCGCGCTGGTGGGGCCCCCCCACCCAGCCAGCACCTACACACCCCCGCCCGCATTTGTCACCATGGCCGTGCCAGGGACTTCCCAGGGTGAAGAGGACAGGGCTGGTCCACCTACCAGAGGTAATCGGGGCAGTAAATTGGGGCATTTTAGAGCTTTTAGGTCTCTCCTGTCTCATCCTGAACAGCAGGTTGGGGTGGAACTGCCAGGGACCTCTGCTTTGCTCCAGGGCTCTGTGTGTTTTCTCCCAGGGCTACAAAGGTTAGAGATCACATTTTCTGCTCCTTTCAACCTGGGGGAGGGCTGTCTAAAGAGAGATACCTGTGTGATAATGTATGATGTCTGCTCTACCAGGCATCAACTCCTTCTACTGGGCTAGCAGTTCTTTCTTCACAAGCCAAGAAACAGTGCAGCCTGCCCAAATAACTGAAATACCTAAATCCTTGTGTCTCAATTGGCCAGACCTTTCCAGATTTGTTTATTTCCCTGCTTGCCCATCCACTACTACATACGGTAAATGCACTTTTATAAAAATACACCAAAGCATTATCTACCTGCTGGCTAACAGCAGTGTCCAGGGACACTTTGGCTCCGATTACCTTGCCTGCTATGTCTTTTGTGATGGGAACAGAAGCAGCCCTTTAGTTACCACCTTTTTCTAATAACAAAATCCCTATTGTTTAGCCCTTGAAAGCACATCTGGATCACTTTGTTTCTGCAAATGGAATAATGTGTTGCCATGAGATCTAGCAGGAGTTCTTAGGTAATCTGTTCTGGAGGCAGATTCAGGACTTCTTCAGCAGTTGGTTCATTCAGCTTGTCTCCCATTCCTGCCTGTAGATTACGTTGCCCTGGCAATGAAGAGGAAGTCAGATGGCATCTTGTCCCCGTGCCAGCAACACATCTGTCTGAACAGGTAACGCTTGAAAGCACAGCAAGGGCCCTGAATATTTCACACCAAATATATTAACTTCACAGCGTGGGGTCTGTCCACTCAGTTTCTATGCCCTGATGGGGCTCATGTTGAACAGAGGTTAATGTAGACTTAAACCCAAAGGGCAAAAGTTGAAGGGAGCTTGTGTTGGTAGATACTGCAGAGCAACGGGGTGTCTTGTGCTTTGGAATCCTGATCGCTTGGTGGGTCAAACAGGAGAGTTCCCCAAATCTGTGTGCCAGGGATTGCTCTGCATGGAAAAGAGAGTGCACAGGAGGTTGTCCACATGAAGAACCATTGATATTTTGTATTTGCTCtgtaaatgaaagcagaattgAATTTGCTTTGAATTCCAGATAATTCTCATCAGGAATGAATAAGAGCATGAAGCTTCTCATGATGgtgttttttaccttttttcttccagctgtgAAGAACAAAAACTCGATGT includes these proteins:
- the LOC110356137 gene encoding uncharacterized protein LOC110356137 isoform X1 yields the protein MGSLTCEAEHQAGKMVLTSLLRCGVFSHQLQLVSGGGGDSRWELSKPDKGDLTNNCGEGTSPGQRSVRSPPLLEHKLGSGKTGDILQDSTPGAVQTRTRWAALMSVKLYVLISWPDGSRVINIENIKEPRKPFHLYTVGEQVLARCPGFSGLYWGMLEGISEHKDILEKKLLEDRQLLEKLKEEPAVHSMMPPQPKKSRKTFPKWTSGNASRKYHGDRTYVSKPLLRAAEASLPHDAGSSSIAKERCALGNVAGGPCALVGPPHPASTYTPPPAFVTMAVPGTSQGEEDRAGPPTRDYVALAMKRKSDGILSPCQQHICLNSCEEQKLDVLQEMDDFERVQKNFGPGEMERVEKMEQLERMVVDLQQDVLSLKKKVQRLESLSFQEEPHRQPCEVVELFNGYTKEQLKETIRFDQKISTACKTLLYKLFTSDYIQSHSITGRRGNTFREAKPMMDERCIKIIRVLLKQKFGDHLSDTVITEKIQNVQKALRQKFKTECL
- the LOC110356137 gene encoding uncharacterized protein LOC110356137 isoform X3, which produces MSVKLYVLISWPDGSRVINIENIKEPRKPFHLYTVGEQVLARCPGFSGLYWGMLEGISEHKDILEKKLLEDRQLLEKLKEEPAVHSMMPPQPKKSRKTFPKWTSGNASRKYHGDRTYVSKPLLRAAEASLPHDAGSSSIAKERCALGNVAGGPCALVGPPHPASTYTPPPAFVTMAVPGTSQGEEDRAGPPTRDYVALAMKRKSDGILSPCQQHICLNSCEEQKLDVLQEMDDFERVQKNFGPGEMERVEKMEQLERMVVDLQQDVLSLKKKVQRLESLSFQEEPHRQPCEVVELFNGYTKEQLKETIRFDQKISTACKTLLYKLFTSDYIQSHSITGRRGNTFREAKPMMDERCIKIIRVLLKQKFGDHLSDTVITEKIQNVQKALRQKFKTECL
- the LOC110356137 gene encoding uncharacterized protein LOC110356137 isoform X4; this encodes MGSLTCEAEHQAGKMVLTSLLRCGVFSHQLQLVSGGGGDSRWELSKPDKGDLTNNCGEGTSPGQRSVRSPPLLEHKLGSGKTGDILQDSTPGAVQTRTRWAALMSVKLYVLISWPDGSRVINIENIKEPRKPFHLYTVGEQVLARCPGFSGLYWGMLEGISEHKDILEKKLLEDRQLLEKLNYVALAMKRKSDGILSPCQQHICLNSCEEQKLDVLQEMDDFERVQKNFGPGEMERVEKMEQLERMVVDLQQDVLSLKKKVQRLESLSFQEEPHRQPCEVVELFNGYTKEQLKETIRFDQKISTACKTLLYKLFTSDYIQSHSITGRRGNTFREAKPMMDERCIKIIRVLLKQKFGDHLSDTVITEKIQNVQKALRQKFKTECL
- the LOC110356137 gene encoding uncharacterized protein LOC110356137 isoform X2, with the translated sequence MHFHELFMNNSWKCKVYSCSKKPKAFSLLFCSLSLGDSRWELSKPDKGDLTNNCGEGTSPGQRSVRSPPLLEHKLGSGKTGDILQDSTPGAVQTRTRWAALMSVKLYVLISWPDGSRVINIENIKEPRKPFHLYTVGEQVLARCPGFSGLYWGMLEGISEHKDILEKKLLEDRQLLEKLKEEPAVHSMMPPQPKKSRKTFPKWTSGNASRKYHGDRTYVSKPLLRAAEASLPHDAGSSSIAKERCALGNVAGGPCALVGPPHPASTYTPPPAFVTMAVPGTSQGEEDRAGPPTRDYVALAMKRKSDGILSPCQQHICLNSCEEQKLDVLQEMDDFERVQKNFGPGEMERVEKMEQLERMVVDLQQDVLSLKKKVQRLESLSFQEEPHRQPCEVVELFNGYTKEQLKETIRFDQKISTACKTLLYKLFTSDYIQSHSITGRRGNTFREAKPMMDERCIKIIRVLLKQKFGDHLSDTVITEKIQNVQKALRQKFKTECL